The following is a genomic window from Nicotiana tabacum cultivar K326 chromosome 3, ASM71507v2, whole genome shotgun sequence.
ATTGTCAGTctgataatttatttgatcttCCAGTTCTGGATACCCAGCATTCCTCATTCAAGCACGTAGTTGGTAATGCTCTGCCTGCAAGAGATCTAGAGCCATTGTCTGCTAAGGAGTCTACGTCGCCTCCTTCTCCTCTCCCTCCAATACAGTGGCAGAGTACACAATCACATTTAGATGACGAACAAGATTATCTACATAATTCCTCTGAAAACCATCATGTGTTTGATCACAAGGAGCTTGGATCTACCATTTCACATCAACCTAAGCCTCCTCCATTCAAGCAACACCAAGTTATTGAAGCTGCATTTTCATTGAAAAGCAAGGTATTCTTCTTGATCCCACTATGaaacttcaaaaagaaaaaaaaggaattgaaATTTTATCTAGAAGGTTCTCTTTTCCACTTTCATATCACACTGAATTAAGTAGGAGGTGACAATTATGCATTTACATATGCAGCAGCCAGATTCGATAGACACAACTGAGCGGAAACTCATTGATCATGCTAAAAATAACAGAGGAATCAATGAAAAGGAAGACTTCCTGCACCAGATTAGAGCAAAAGTGAGTGTTCATTATTGTCCCATTGGTAGTCAAATATGGGCACGAACTGGTTTTGATATTTGATTTAGTTTTTTGGATTGACTTGccattttatcttttaattttccTTCAGCCCGTGTAAATTACCTGAATACTTCAAGAATTTATCTCTGATTTTGAAAATCGGCAAAAAACTTTTTTCCACTTGGATATTGAATAGCTAAGCTAGTTGTAGCCTGCTCTTGACAGGTTTGCTAGCTTCTTTCCTTGAACTACTTTATTAGTTTGCTTTCTCAATTTGATTGTTACCAAACCGCTTTCTGTAGATAATTTCTCCAATGCTTTTGTTGTAATGTTTCACTCTTCTTTGAATCGTGAGTGGGGTTGAAGTCATTGTGAAATTATGATCTTAAAACTTGAGGACGAAGTGTCTACTATTTACCAAAATGAGCTATTTAGTCCAATTTCATGCCATTTGAGGAATTCACTTTACCTACTTTCTCTTTTATTGTATGATTCAGTCCTTCAATCTCAGACGAACTGCTCCAGCAAAACAAGCAGGAACTTCAGGGCCTCCAGCAAGCGTCAAGGTCACTGCAATTTTGGAGAAGGCCAATGCAATCCGTCAGGTATCAAAATCTTATCCTGCATCCTTCTCTCCCTTCTACCCCTCCAAcccaacccaaaaaaaaaaagtaaaaaaaaatgccCACCCTCTTGGTCACTCAAAGAATGATGAACACAGAAATAGTCGATGGAGATGGTTCCTCTTTACCAATATATCTAGCTAAACTGTTGAATGACTTGTTCCTTTCTTCGACACATTCAGGCAGTTGGAAGTGATGATGGAGAAGATAACTGGAGTGACACTTGAATTCTTAGCCAAGCATGATGACATTAGTCTATCAAACCCAACCATGTATAATTTTGCTTCTGGACTTAGGTGAGAGGGTCTTATAAATATGTAAATAACTAGTTATTTTCTGTAATTATTCTTAGGTCCTGTTGTTGTATCTCAATTAGCTTTTTTCCTTAGGTAGCTTTCAACCTGTTTCTGTAAACATTGTGCTTTAGTATGACCCAGCAACATTTTCTTGATTACGGAGGCATCATTTATGCATAAGCCTTTTTCATATGAAGACACCTCTCATTGGTGCTTTCAACATTTTATCTAGTATTCTTTCACAGCTTCGACTGCACGTTTTGGAGTTTTAACAATTGCTAAATTTATATGTGCTATTTGACTCTCTAGCAAATCATAGAGATTCTCGTAATGCGATGAGACGATGACATCTGTGTGATGTCACATGATTTTCATCAACAGCTTTCATGAAGATGCTGGCGTGTTTATTTTACTGTTTAGTTCATTTTAATCCATTTGGTCTATTTTACATGATGACATTTGATTAATCACGATGTTCAAAAATGTTATTTTGTACTTGTATATTATTGGGGTATTATCATTTTTAGCCCAcatcagaaactatttacatttggtagccgaaaaaatgtataaaatttgtatagtttttgtatatatatacattaaacTAGTGAGTGAAAGGTTTACTTGATAAGAAACATAACTTCGAAATATAAGATTTTAGTACTTATATAATTTGAATTCTTGAAAGTTGTGAAATTATATAATACTATTAGTAGTATAACAAATATCTTGAAATTTCTCAAACTGAAGTAGTCATGGTAATAAATTCATCACTTCACTTCAgtattattatatcttctttaTCTGTAGCTTAACCTGTTGTCCACGACTCAAAAAGATTCTGACCATGTCGTTTGCTTCTATGCTGGAATCATGGGGAAAAGGCTTACTACTATTTGTTTATATAGCTTTAGTATTGTGTTTGACTGACTTCCGCTCTGCTGATCTACACTGAAAATTAGGGTCAAACACCGAGAGCCGTGGCAACTTGCACCAAAAATATAGCAAATCTGCAAGTTGCAACCCAACTTATGTTCTAGTTGCTCTACGAAAACAGGATAGCCACCCACCTATAGACAAGGCAAGTAGCTTGATGACCATTAAGGCGTGTGGTGGCATAGCTAGAGATTCTTTCATGAAGTACCGGGTCGGAGACGTTAACATGGACAACTTTTGCAATAAGAAACACTCCTAACCTGTAGTGCGATTCTAAATTAATTGGACAAGTAGGTTTTGAAACGCCAGATGCTtaaacaattttttaaaaaagtagcGGGATGAGTTTTTGGACAAATACAACCTTAAAACTTTTGCTCGAGGGCTGCTCATATTCATTAATTGGATAGCTAATATTACTAGGTGGAAAACTTTTGCTTGAGAGCTTTGAAATTGACTTTTGGGCATGACTTACGCAGAATTGAACTGAGCTTGCGTAAGAACAACACCTTCGACTggctttcttgtttcttttagGATGTTCCTTGTTTTCTGCTACTTcgtttttctttgaattttttacAACACAAACAAAATGCAATACCTTTTGCCTTGAAGGACAGGCAACTAAATTATATTGTAATGTGAAATTTGTCCCTCTTTTCAGCTGGTGTTTCTATGATGTGGTGTAACGTTCCTGGTCTTTGAATTTTGCAGTTAATATGGCAGAAAAAGCAAAGAACAAAAGTATTTTATGTTATCAAACTGTCACAATTATCATTTTCTTTGAAGGAGGAGACCAAGTTTGAATTTCCACTTAGCAAGTATAAGAGATCAGAAGATCGAAATATTGGATGATCAATCCCCTCCTCCCCcccacaaaaaaaataaaaaaaataaaaaaatagaacatTATCTGCGGATCACTTAAAATACCAAGAAAAAAAAGTTTCCCGAACAAGTACGAGACCAAGCAATAGGACGAGAAATTTTTGTGGCATAAAAGGACCCCATTAAACCTTATCTGTTTCTTTCCTAAAAAGGCATGTGTTTTAGCTAATATCGTGATAAATTCGCCAACAATAATTAAATAGGACCTAAAAACAAAGAAATATCTTCTGAATAAGATGCATGTATCAAGAACAGATTACTCTTATCTTCTACAATATCAACAGTTATATCGTTAACTATTTTTTAATCAGGATGATGCATTCCGAAGTCTCAACTTGGCCTTGATTGGAGGAAAATAGCATTAATTACAGAAGAAGATAcgaataaataaacaaaagaaagaaagggaaagTAAAGACTTCTTTCTTTCCTTTGATTAATTTAAGCAACTTGGTTATCAACAACATGCAATTTAGCCTTTCCAACACACCCCCTAATGTGCTTTTTAtaagtttagcttcttttattttcttttaccttttttgAAACTAGTATATGGTGTTAGATGGTGATATTTGGCACCCCAACCTTTGTTTGTGGTGATATTTGGGCATCCCAACTTTTGTTTGTGGTGATATTTGGGCACACCAAAAATATATAAGAAATGTCTTCTTAAAAGATGATATAGTTGTTATACAATCGGGTTGAAATCTATACACTTGATGATGAAATTAAATAAATGAAATCGTATCCTCTGATAAGCTTTTCTAGAATAGATTATATATACAGCTCAATAGGGATAAAATAATCTCTGGCAAATCATGCAACAAACAAATAGAAAATATCCTTTAAATAGCCTCCATGATATATAATACAAGGGCATATATATTGCTATTTATACTAGTTACTGTACTGCAGCTAAGTGGAAAATGTGAAGAAGTAATTACAACCATAAGATTGAATATTCTATCCAACgacctttttaattttttttaatcagaccctaaaagCAACCCATAAAGCAAAAGTGCATATATCTTTTCCATGTAAAGGACGAGAATGCTTGTTTATCTACATTTTagttttgaataaaagaaaagttTTGTGTTGGAAATGAAGAAGCTCTTACTTTTGTAATAGTAATAAACAGTTTTgatcaaagaaaaggaaaaagataacTTTATTAAAGGTAACACCATAttcttgaaaatttaaaaaaagtactCTACTTTTTCATTTGATTAGTAATTTATGAACTGAAAGCTACCCAGACAACAACACATTGCAAAAATTCTGATTGATTTTGAAAAAGATGGCAcaattaaaaatgaaataaaaatattagaTGCTTGAAAAGCAAAGACTTTGATTAAAGTAAGCCAAATGGAATAGCATTTACCATAACAAGCATCCAGCTTTAAAGTATCAAATTCATCCCCTTTTATGTCACTCCAAAAATTTCTTATCTCTTTTTATGGTTTTCTTTGTTCCCCTTATTCAAGTCAAGTCAATAATTTTTCCGTTACTGTAGGGAGAAAAACCCTTTTATTTCCctttaccttttcttcttttattttatttttaataaattttggtgGCTTGCTCTCGTATAAAAGGACAGTTAGTTTTTCCTATCTCTTTTGATCTGGTATTCAAGTTAATTGGGTATAAGACGTCTGATTATATATGGAAGTTCTTTTTTTCCTTAATGTGAGCATCATCATTGTTAAGAGATGCAATATGTGCCCTGCAATATGTGCAATCATTTCTATACCGTCTAATAATTTATTTACATGAgctaaagaagagaaaaatgtcATTTAACTAAGATTTAGAGTGTATTAATGATTAATTTTGGAGAAACAGCTGTTACTCGCATATGAATCCTATAGGAATTGACAAACAAGTCTTTATAATTATAACTAAACGTAGAATTGTCAATAAGGGGCGAAGCTATAGCCTATCAAGAGTAGTCAATTGACAACCCTTCGTAGAAAAACTGCATTGTgtataaaagtaaatatatagttttagaggtatataatatatattgaacaccctttgtcgaaattttttttttttaaaaaaaaatttgaactccCTTGGAGAAATTCTTGGCTCGCCACTATTATCAAAAGTCTATTAGTTTTAACCAGAATGATCAAGATAGGTAGGAAATAGAAGTAGACCATCTTACCATAATTGTATAGAATATACTAACTTCTAGTTTTAAATTTAGTCTGATATCtgttattttaattttcttatatgACATTAatcattaattatatttttaattgatatttattgttattaattttaaattatttaatttgatataaataccatataaaaatgaatttttcgTCATGTTATTgctatttaattaaaataaggAGAGAAGAAGAGGAACAAGAAGAAGGGAAAGAAAATGTTGGAGCTTCACCCTTAAGGATTAAAACCACAAGAACATGATGTGTCAGCACAATCTCAATCTTGATTAAAGAAAAGCCAAATACTTTAGGAAAAAGCTAATCCAGATTTGATATTAAACTAAACTTAGAAAAGACCTTCCTTTTTCCAGCTTTATCTCTTTTAATTCATCCCTTATCTTTACACTCCCACTTTGTTGAAAAATATAATCAACCTACCTGGCGCTGGGTCCCACTTCATGGAGAAACTTTCAACACAACACGATGACGTGGAGTAATGATGTGGACAAAAAGTTCAGCATCAACTTTTTCATACCACCTTCCTCACCCCAACAAAAAGAATCcagccctcccccccccccccaaatacaaagaataaagaataaaaagaaaaaaagaacctTTGTTTGTTGCTCATGGCGGCTCCCTTTTACCTTTTATTCTTTTACTGGAAAATTTACAACTTACTTTATTCCTTTTTCACTTTTTGCTCACCTAATTGTGTCTATCACACATATATGGTATCTAACATATTAATATACTTTAAAGCCAATGATTTTTACTTTCCTTTTTTTCTGAGTCTAAACGAAGATGTTTGTTATAAATACTAAGTATCAGTAGCAGCAATACAAACATTGATTTTTTTAGATAGAGAGCTTCATAAAGTCATTTTGCTAAAAATCACACACAAAGCTTGGGGAATCATAATAAATTGGCCTTCaaaaaattccaattttatttCCATACTTTCCTTTTAATCAGTCTAATGATGACTTTGTTATTTGGATCtggtaaaataaaaatttaacatttattttgaaagaaaggGTATAATTTTGCATTTTGTTATTAGTTCATTCCAATTTGTTTGGTATAATTTTTCTATTAGTccgtttaaaaaaatatatttttatttttaaaagtaattaaCTATAAACTTTTTAATTcacctttaataattttttttttataatcacTCAAATATGATTGACATATTTAAGAAGAAAAGTTTTATAGTGACAAAAGTATTACTTACATATTTAAAACTACAAGTTTTCCATTTTAATCTTAAAGTTCACATGGAGTCAAACTATATGAACCATTGGAACGGATGAAAATTTTAACTGTATACCAAATTTTCGTTGTAAATGCTGCTAAGTCAGTAAATTTAGAAGAACCAGAGGAATAAAACTTGAGTAATATATAAATTAGAGCATCCAAAAGTTCTTAAAAAGAAGTTGTGCTCATCACCCATGAACTTTTTCTTTCTTGACTTACCCTTTTTCTCTCTCTCATGTCCTTTTTATTCTATACTTTTATACTCTTCAATTATATCTCTTTCTCCCCATCATATCTATGAACTTTTTTCCTCCCCTATCTAACTCATCATCCACCCCCAACCTCTTAACCTCACTCTGCACTTTTTGccttttcctctctctctctctctctctctctctctctatctatatatatatatatatatatatatatatatatcaaattaaGTTCCTCTACATCAAACATAGACATTCACTTGcctccccaccccacccccaaaaaaccaagaaaatatgGCTCAAGTTCAAGAAAGTCGCATCTCACAAGGCATCAAGTTGTTTGGTGCAACAATACAAGTTCAAGCAAAACAAGCTGCAAAAGGTcttgatcatcatcaacaaccaaacaaagtTGATCATGATCATGATATTGATGAAGATCAAGAAAAAAAGCCAGACAAGATCATCCCTTGCCCTAGATGCAAAAGCATGGAAACCAAGTTTTGTTACTTCAACAACTACAATGTTAACCAACCAAGACACTTTTGCAAAGGTTGTCAAAGGTACTGGACGGCCGGTGGGGCCTTACGGAACGTGCCCGTAGGAGCCGGCCGTCGCAAGGCCAAGCCGCCTTGTGGCGGCAGCGACGGCGACATGGCTGCCGGATTATCAGATGGTTGCTTCTTTGATGTTACTAATCATGGGAATATTCACCAGCTTGACTTTGATGGAGTGGTGGCTGAGGAATGGCATCTTTTTCCGGCGGCCAAGAGGAGGAGGAGCACCTCCGGTAGCCAATCTTGTTGATTCTCTATTTGTCTTGTAGTGCTAAATTATTCTATGTGGAATTAGTAAATGAAAAAATAatggaaagagaaaaaaatacaaaaaaataaaacatttgcAGGCCGACTTTGCTTCCTTGATTGTATATAAAAGCTGTCTTTAATTAGTTATTAAACAAAGTAGTCTTAATTACTTACTTAATTAATAGTTATATTGCTGTTAGCATTGAAAGTTCCACTGATTTATGTcctataatcaatcatgttgatAACGAGTTGAGGGACAAGATAGCATGCCGCAACCGATCATAGAGGCCTGTAGTCCGACATACTTGTTAGCATCATATATATTGGCCCAATAATTGCATGTTCCTTAATCGAGGCGAATTTATATGTAAGATGGAGAAAATATTCAATcaaaatccaatgttaaaataaaaatttactatAATGAGTTTAGATTCttcaattaaattttaaatatatagtGTATAAATAGAATGGTATCAAATATTATTTGACGTTCTAAAATAGAAATAATGTTATATAAATCGTGACAAAAAGAGTATATCTTTTATGGTTTACCCTCACaatcagataacaattgaatttataagtggttttaaggatatgtggattaacttgacacaaggtgataaattaagttgcaattgaaataaataagagaatgataaagtaaattcaaaccacacgaattaAACAGTTATAATATTGGGAGATTAGCCACCCTCGAATTAGATGCACTTCGATCGGTACTAGGACACAATTGAATAAGaacttaaagagaaaaataatgtattgcttGGAATGTGTGTTACCGTGTCTTAAACGAATTATCAAACTCCCTTTATATGGTGGGGgaatcctactttaggtacaattctataaaaggtaaaaatctcttgatttgctgaTTGTCGGTTCCTTATTGATATGTGCCAAAATTTACGCCGTAATATCCGATCGATCACATATATTTTGGTCTTCTGTTGTTTATGCTAATAATGTTTCTTCGAGCTCGTTCGGGGTTAGGATCGATCCCGGGATCACAGACTCAATATTCTCGAAGACATGCATTCTGACCCGGGTTCTAGTCCGTTGGGACTCGGGGTCGATCTTCAGTCCTTCATGTTCCAAGCCTGATCTACCATGTCGTAGATGAGCCCGATTTCGAttgtatacagatagttccctcatttttcggagagtagatgACGAGAAATGATATGAGCTTCCGATTCTTACTTTGATACCCCGCGatagaaatgaaaaaataaacgaaacgtctcgtcaatcaagtcttaatggcattaaatgatTTTCAGTTGACGTTTGACCACTCTTGAGTGCGAACCATCGATTGAAAAACTATAAGTACCCCATTCtttgttcattcaaactttacatccaAACCCTCTACCCTTGTTCCTGTTCCTTAGAAATCTCTATACTTTCTGGCACTTATATCCTGGTTTTTTGAGATCTTTTGTTCGTCTTCATCCCAAACTATCCAGTGTACTCCTTTAACTTCCTCTTTTCCCCTCCATttaaaagaaaaggcaaagacTTCAAAAaccgttccccaaaaagaaactcctTCAACCTCGTGGCCGACTGCCGAGGAGACTGTTCTGCATACTGCTGTCGAGGAACCAATAGCGGAACCCTCATTGAAAATGTTCATCCCTGGTGGATGCTCGGTAATCAccgatttcaaggttgaaaaaACTTCCTCCGTACCAAGCTGGCGTGAGGAGGTCTCGAGATGCGTATGCTCGATCACTGAAGAAGTCCTCTCTATGGTAAAAAAGGATTGCAATTGGGTTGACAAACACGTGGTGGTTACCGGACCCGATGAAGATATCACCACCCACATCGagggatacttaagtgtttacacttatccctttacgcCGGGCCCATTAGATCCGGTCATCATCAACTTTTGCAAAAGATACGTGGTATGCCTCGGTCAAATTAACCCTTCattttggaggatcgtgatccttctTCGATTCTTCGTGAGCAAGATCGATGGATGCTCGTTCACCGTTGACCACCTCATGTGCCTATACAGTTCTCGACTCTTTCGGGGTGGACTGATCAAGCTCGCTCGTCGGGCTAGTAAAGCCCTATTCTCGAGTATCGATAAAGATCAGGATCGAGGTTGGCTAGGCTattttgtccgagtgaggacctcagacTTGATCTCAGCTGCGTGCATGCTGTTCCTCGAGAAGTGGAATATAACACGTAAGTAAAATTTCGTTTTCAAGATTTTATCttactcttttttccttccttcttaTCGGTGCTTTGCGGTTGTGCAGCTGTCGCTCGGGTCCCGAATGTAGTcactcgactcaaggagtgggtcgagggcatcgtgTTACAAAGGCCATATTCTAAGTGCGTATGACACGAACTCTCGAAGGGTCTTTATGAGGCCCATTCTCATGGTGAGATTCCTTTCCCGAGTGAGTAATATTTGGGGTTCTTTTTGTGTTGCTAAGTTCTCACTTGTTTTGTTTCCTTTTGCAGGTTTTTCCAAGGACGTCATATTGAGGCCTCCATCCGATGGCGAGGACTTCTCTACCGATTCCCCTGCTCCGAGACAAGGtgatgagaagaaaagaaaaagggctcCGAGTTCTCCAAACTCAAAAAATAAGAAACCAAGGAGAAGGTTGGTTCTCAAATCCAAAGAAAGCACCAGCACCATCATCGGACTCACTCTACCGACTGAAGAAcgagtccgaagaagaagaagaatttgatctggTAGCTTGCGAGCCATCGCAACTCGAGGGGCAAGGGGCCTTCGAACCAGAGAGAGGCGATGCTGAATTGCCCCAATTTATGGAGGCCAACAAGGAGGCCGTGGTCGAGGCTTCCGAACCAGAGAGGGGCGAGGCTGATTtgcctcaagttagggagaccaACAAGGGGGCCATTACCGAGGCTTCAGGGG
Proteins encoded in this region:
- the LOC107812294 gene encoding dof zinc finger protein DOF1.5-like; the protein is MAQVQESRISQGIKLFGATIQVQAKQAAKGLDHHQQPNKVDHDHDIDEDQEKKPDKIIPCPRCKSMETKFCYFNNYNVNQPRHFCKGCQRYWTAGGALRNVPVGAGRRKAKPPCGGSDGDMAAGLSDGCFFDVTNHGNIHQLDFDGVVAEEWHLFPAAKRRRSTSGSQSC